gattagctAAAATAACTAAgagatttttctataaataacaacatttaattttaatttggtttgagtgTAAAgtgtgataaaaataaaatattttaatttgatactgACTTGTTGGTCCAACCCGCCGGTTCACGGGTTTTTTGCGGGGTTTTCCGGTTTTTTGCGGGTTTTTAGTTGTCCGGTTTTTAGAAGTAAGCCGGACCAAAATATCTACCGGGTTGCGGTTGgtccggttcggttcgggtttAAAACATTggtttaaatcatttttaatgattatataaatttgataatttaCGGGTTTAATATTAATAcgggtaaaaaaatataaaattcactATGATATAGGTCTATGGGAATGTGTTTGACCAATTTGACAATTTGGGTCATATGACGGgaaattgttaatttttggtAGTTTTcgggtgtgaatggttgcagcggttggggcggacaaatccatctgcggatcagaccactttttatttaccattcatcatGTGTAGTCCACAGTGGTGCGGTCtacagaaaacagaaacaaaaccgcAGCGGACTAACTGCGGACcgtttttctttacaaatagaGTTGGACCGCTGCGGTATATTGTCCACACTTAGAACAGGGCGGTATGGTCCGCAGACGGATTTGTCCACCCCgaccgcagttaccattcagACCCTTTATCTGGTGGAGAGTTTATGGATTTAGtaaatatctaattaattacTAATTCAGTTCACATTTGATCTGAATCTGTTGTCATGCGATCCGAATTTCATGGtgaaactataaaaatattgatGAATATAATTTCGCACGAACATCCGAATCgaatccaaatttgatttaacacTCCTAAACAAACTGTTTGAAATATTTCTATTAGTTTAGAATAATATACACCTAATATCACTTAACTatattatatcttaatttttttcttataattatcaCCCGTCCAGGTTTGAGTAGCAATTTAcgtgaaaaaatttcaattttaaaaaaaaaatattatgcaaaaataaaCTTGCACGTGAATGCGGGTCTGAACGTAGTGTAATACTATAAGAGTATACAATAtatacaaatcaaaataaacataCGCACAGTCACGAATTAATTGgtggataatatttttttgttgtctataAAGTTATCATAATCTCTCCacaattaatgttttctaaatttcGGCAAATACCAAACTCCATTATTGCCATTCGAATTAaatgctcctttttttttctctataatgtGCTACGTGCATATACATAAAGAATATTTGACTTTGATAAAATTTTCCTTGGATGCAATCCAAGCGAAATGGTTGGTCtaatattgtaaaaaagaaaaaaaaagtagtatttctttttttttgtttgttatttttttagtattggagattcagaaaaaaaaaaagtcagtgAACCGTTTCATTATCTCCATAGTAGAGAAACTTGATCAAATTAATCAAATAGGACAATCCGACAGCAAGACCACTCATGTTTTCCTATTTAGAATTACGGTAATTTAAAGGACGAAACTCCAATTATATTACagtatgttttaaattttacttaatgtaatttttatttatttactttttctagaAAACGGGAAAATTGTCCCAATTACAGAATaacaaagattaaaaagatAGAAGTTGAAATTAAGAGGGAAAACAATGACGTGGCGTCTTCATGTGGGCGACAGCTAATGTGAAACCTTCCCACAAAGCTTGGAGAGCGACGCTCTTTCCTCGATATACACACCCCTTTGATTGTGTCATTTCATTATCACGATATGGACTACGGGTATATGAGTACctttttagttaattaagatAGAAATACCAATATTTATGTGCTAACAACGGTGAGTCGACTTCAGCGGAAGTTCTACAATTACATTAATGTATAAGTCttggtttatttttaaaaatactctaatCTCGAGTAAGACCGTAAGGGTACATTGAATCTCACATGTTCAAATCTAGGTATCATTAGGTTTTCATATGATATTTCGTGGATGTTATATATAACCGTTTTAAAGACTATTGATGGTTATTGGTTAGACGAAATAtagtcttgttttatttttcttaggtTGATTGACTGATATCATATCTTTCACGATATCGTGATGATTCATGACTAAACAAGCAGCAAATTTTCAACGTTACAGCTGCTTTTAAGAGTAATCAAAGTTCCAATTATATATCAAGAAAGCTAATCAAGatactttttttgtaaagaaactGTGTTGATCACTCACTCGTTTAGTCGTTTCCAGCAATTGTTTAGCAAGtcctttacaaaaaaaatacaaaacggTTTAGTAAGTGAAACAATCAATATTGAGGAAAACAAATGATAATTTTCGTTTTGAGAAATTGATgaatatttcactttttttcgTTCTTGTAAGACCGACCATGGGTTCCATTCCTGTTGAACATATGACATCTGAAGttagctaatatatatatatatatatatatataattagtatatAACATGTTAGCataaaaacaaactcaaactcaaaagccaattgagaaagaaagaaaaaaaagataaaagcatCGTAAAACGCAATATTTATCCGTTTTTGTTATGTGGGAAAAAAAGAAGGGACACGTATACCAATTGAGAAACAGAGGACGGCACCGAACCATTTTGACTTCCCTCTTTTTCTATCCCTATATATACTTTGTACTTCCCCTTACGGACCCTACgaccttttgtttctctcttctctatttaTATTAACTTTCTCAAGCTCTCTGATTAGCTCATAATTACTAAACCATTTGACCAatctttttgataaaacaaTCATCCACAAAATCAATGGGAAGGTCACCTTGTTGCGAGAAGAACGGTCTCAAGAAAGGACCATGGACATCTGAAGAAGACCAGAAGCTTGTTGACTATATCCAGAAACATGGATATGGTAACTGGAGAACCCTCCCCAAAAATGCTGGTTCGTCTCTTTCTTTGCATTTTAatcatgtttttaattataagttcttcaaaagttttCTTAATCATTTTTGAATCTCCTCATCAGGTTTACAAAGGTGTGGCAAGAGTTGTAGGTTGAGGTGGACTAATTATCTCCGACCAGATATAAAGCGAGGAAGGTTCtcttttgaggaagaagaaaccattaTTCAGCTCCATAGCTTCTTAGGAAACAAGTGagtttatcttttcttttttttgcccCTCCGACAACATCTTCTTTGAACTAGTTCAAGATTCTTACGTGTTTGAATCAACTATCTATAGGTGGTCTGCAATTGCGGCACGTTTGCCTGGAAGAACTGATAACGAGATCAAGAACTTTTGGAACACTCATATAAGAAAGAAGCTACTTAGAATGGGGATCGATCCAGTGACTCACAGTCCTCGACTCGATCTCCTCGATATCTCATCCATATTAGCTTCATCTCTATACAATTCATCTTCATCACATCATATGAACATGTCAGGACTCATGATGGATATTCATCGTCGTCATCAGCAGCAACATCCATTGGTTAACCCCGAGATACTCAAGCTCgcaaactctctcttctctcaaaaccaaaatcaaagtcAGAACCTCGTGGTGGATCATGACCCGAGAACTCAAGGGAACCAAACGGTGTATCATCATGATATTAACCAAGCCGGAGTAAACCAATATCAAACCGACCAATATTTCGAGAACACGATTACTCAAGAACTCCAATCTTCCATGCCGCCATTCCCCAATGAAGCTCATCAGTTTGGCCAAATGGATAATCACTTCAATGGTTTTGGAGAACAAACTCTAGCTTCAACTTCGACTACATCGGTCCAAGATTGCAATAATCTATCGTTCAACGATTATTCAAGTTCTAAGTTTGTCTTAGATCCTTCTTTTTCGGATCAGAGCTTCAATTTCGCTACTTCGGTATTGAACACGCCAACCTCGAGCACGAGCCCGACTACGTTAAACTCGAGTTACATCAACAGTAGCAGTTGCAGCACTGAGGATGAGATGGAAAGCTATTGTAGTAATCTCATGAAGTTTGATATTCCAGATTTCTTGGACgttaatgattttattatataattccaagaaagaaaaataaaagtcgAGTGGGATGgagttttctttttatcatttgttgtaattttaagactctttttttttcaatttgtttacaTGTAAAATAGTGTTTCTACTTCCATGTTTGTTACTCATTTCTCTAGAGTTTATAGCTAATtaatacgattttttttttaatcattgagTTTCCATTATTGATATCCActttttagtaaaataattatatttggcCGGCTTTACTTCAACATATGTATAGTCTCCTGTCAATATTAAATTTGACTCAATGGTATGAGATCCTGAAATTGATATGTATAAATTGATATGAGGTGCAGAAATTTCCTGATATAGacataaaattatatctttaaTATTACATCATTGACTTATGTCATGTTTCCCAAAAGGTATTAATGAAAACGTATGAGCCAACCCAATAAAGTCCAAATGATTCACCATAAAACTTTGTAGTataatatcttatttttcatgATCACAAGATCAGCCACATGCATTTC
The sequence above is a segment of the Camelina sativa cultivar DH55 chromosome 10, Cs, whole genome shotgun sequence genome. Coding sequences within it:
- the LOC104718187 gene encoding transcription factor MYB39-like, whose product is MGRSPCCEKNGLKKGPWTSEEDQKLVDYIQKHGYGNWRTLPKNAGLQRCGKSCRLRWTNYLRPDIKRGRFSFEEEETIIQLHSFLGNKWSAIAARLPGRTDNEIKNFWNTHIRKKLLRMGIDPVTHSPRLDLLDISSILASSLYNSSSSHHMNMSGLMMDIHRRHQQQHPLVNPEILKLANSLFSQNQNQSQNLVVDHDPRTQGNQTVYHHDINQAGVNQYQTDQYFENTITQELQSSMPPFPNEAHQFGQMDNHFNGFGEQTLASTSTTSVQDCNNLSFNDYSSSKFVLDPSFSDQSFNFATSVLNTPTSSTSPTTLNSSYINSSSCSTEDEMESYCSNLMKFDIPDFLDVNDFII